The Bacteriovorax sp. Seq25_V genome contains the following window.
GATATAACGCACCGGTGTTTCCTCATCACAGCAAATAACAATTTTAGAGATGTAATCGCCAACGACGAGTTTTTCAAGAAAAGGCTTATCGATATGTGGAAGAATATCTTTTAAAGAGATAATCCCAATGAACCTATCCCCTTCAAGAACAGGTAAATGACGTAATTCGTGTTTTTGCATACGTCGAAAAACATCCGATAAATTATCACGACTTTGGCATGTCACCAGTTTACGAGAGCAGATATCAATACAAAAAACTTCATCAGCAGGCAGAGGTTTATCTTGAGTCTTTGTCTCCCCTTTTCTGATTGTAGGATCCAATCTTTTCTTAGATGGGTCGTAGTTAAGATAATCGAAGTGATGTTCGCGCATCTCTTTTCCAAAGAACATATAAAACATGATTACCTCCCCTCTTTATGTTAAAGTATTCACTGTATCGGAGATTTTTATGATTGAATTATATGTATTTAGACATGGTCAAACAGATTGGAACAAGGCCGGCAGGCTACAAGGGCACAGCGATATTGCGCTTAATGATACAGGTATATCGCAGGCAAAGAAGCTTGCCATGAAATTCGAAAAGATAAAAATTGATCATATATTTTCTAGTGACCTTATAAGGGCCAAAAGTACAGCAGAGCTTGCTCTTGGAGAACTAATCCCTATGACTCTCCATCCTGGTCTTCGAGAAGTTAATATTGGAGATTATGAGGGACTTGCAAAGGATGAACTCCCACAAACATTTAACCTTGATGCCTGGCTTGCTCGTGGTGAAAATTTAAAGTTTCCTAATGGAGAGAGTAAGGAAGAACATCGAGATCGCATCGTTCAAACGATAAAAGAAATTGTAGCCTCAACAGAACATAAGTCTATTGCCATCTCCACTCATGGGGGTTCAATGGCACGACTCCTTGAGTACTGTGAAAATTATCACCAGGATATTATTTTGGAAAACTGCGCTCTAGCGAAAGTTACTCTTCAACAAGATCAGTTTCTATTTGAGTGTTTCCTTTAATCGAATCTGCAAGGAAAGAAATAATAATCCCTGTGTAAATACAGATAAAAATAGCTGTTAGCAGTGAGAATGCTCCAGCGACAGCGTAATTGTTTCCACTGATCAAAAATATCTTCTCTGTTGCCTGTCCTACGACTCCAAGGAAAATACCAACAACTAAAATTGCGATATATGCTCCCTTATTGGACATCACCGAACGCTTCGTCAAAGCAAAAACACCTTCATCATCCTTTTCATAATGATCAAAAGCGATGGCCACAACTGGCACCATCGCATAAAAGACGTAAACCAAAATACCAGGGACTATAAAAAGAAGAGCTCCTAAAAGCGCACATATTCCGAATGCCAATTCGTAAAATAAATATGTAGGAATATCCCAGAAGCACTTAGCTAAAGAGAACGGAATCGTTGTTAACTTACTTAAAAATATATTAATCAGATAAACAGTAAGAATAACTTCAATAAATGCTTCAGCAATAGTGCTCACAATATTATGGGCATCACTCTGATAACCTACGGTCATCATAGAGTAGAGATCAATGAGAACTAAAATGAGAATGACTGGGAAAATCATTTTAAAGTTATTTTTAAACAACTCTACCGACTGATAGAAAAAATCAGAAAACTTCTTACCTTCCATGGGCAAACCTACCTGCTAGTATTCTTCGAAAGTTCTTCTTTGAAGATTTTTACGTACACCAGGAACAGAGAAAATCCTATTGTGGAATGAAATATAAATTCCCGGTGAAAGTATCTTACTGGCAATTAGTGCTTCTGTCACATTTTGAAAAGCATCACTATCAGTGAATCCCATTGGCTTCATGGCCCCAGTGAAAACAATGGCCGATCCCACTTCCCCTAAAGTTCGAAGACAGTACTCTGCACTTTTTGCCATGGTATCCGTTCCATGAAGAACGATAATTGGACACTTCTTTTCAAGTTGGACGCTTAGTGTCTTAACAAGAATATTGCGATCATAATCCGTAAAATGAAGAGAATCTTTATTAATGATATTGAAAACGTGAACTTTAGTATAAGGAAGTCGAAGGTAACTTAGAATTTCTTTATTAAGAATTGATTCTTTATTTGTAAGTGATCCATCTGATTCATCATAAGACTTATCAATTGTCCCACCAGTTGTAATCAAAATGATATCTTCACGATTTTCGATCTTGTTCATTACTATCCTTCACTATGTCTGATTATAAGGCCTTATATCACTAAAGATAAAAAAAGCAAAAATGAAAAGCGTCCAAACCTTGACGTTTGAAAAATCTATACCATATTGATAGTAGATTTATTTAAGTAAAAAATTTCAAGGAGTTAGGTAATCATGACAACAAGAAAAGGTGAAATTTCGGTATCTACGAAAGATATTTTTCCAATCATTAAGAAGTGGCTTTACTCAGAGCACGATATTTTCCTAAGAGAACTTATTGCTAACGCGAGTGACGCAATCACAAAGAGAGCAACAATGGCCAGAACGACTGGCGCAGAGCTTCAAGATGGACAAATTCAGGTACGTGTAAATAAAGACGCTAAGACTGTACAGGTTATCGATAACGGAATCGGGATGACTGAAGCTGAGGTTGAAAAGTATATCGCTCAACTTGCTTTCTCAGGTGCTGCAGAGTTCGTAAAAAAACTCGAAGAAGCTGGGGGAGAAAAAAATAACGAGATCATCGGAAAATTTGGTCTAGGTTTCTACTCTGCTTTCATGGTTGCAAGCAAAGTTGAAGTTGATTCTCTATCGATGACAGAAGGTGCAAAGCCTGTTAAGTGGACTTGTGAAGGTGACACAGAATATAGCTTTGAAGACGGTACTCAAACTGAAGTAGGTACAACAATTACACTTCACATTAATGAAGAGTCACTTGATTTCTTAAATAAATGGAAATTAAAAGAAACACTTTCTAACCACTGTGATTTCATGCCATACGCAATCACACTTGTTGATGTAAACGAAAAAGTTAAGCCAAAGAAAGAAGATGGAACAGTTGATACAGATGCACCAGAAGTCGCAGCTTCTCCAGAACTAATTAATGAGACAAAACCAATTTGGAAACGTGACCCGTCTGAGCTAACAGATGAAGACTACAAAAACTTCTATCGAAAACTATACCCAATGGAAGGTGAACCATTATTTTGGATTCACTTAAAAGTAGATCACCCATTCACACTAGATGGTGTTTTATTCTTCCCAAAATTCAATCCTACAAAACCGTTTACAGATAAGAACATAAGACTTTACTGTCGCCAAGTTTTTGTTTCTGATAACGTTAAAAATATCATCCCAGACTTCTTAGGACTTCTTAAAGGAGCTATCGACTCAGTTGATATTCCATTAAACGTTTCAAGGTCATCTCTTCAAGGGGATCCAAATATCAGCAAGATCTCTAACTATATTGTGAAAAAAGTTGCTGAGGCCCTTAAGAAACTAGCAAAGAAAGATAGAGAAAAATACGAATCAATCTGGAACGATATCGGACTATTCGTTAAGTATGGTTGCGTGAGCGATAATAAATTTGACGAACAAATGAGAGAGAGAGTTCTTTTCAAGACAAATGAAGGAAGCTTTGTAACTTTTGGAGAATACGAAGAGTCGATCCCAGCTGACTACAAAGAAAAAATGAAGAATAAAGTTCTCTACTTTGAAAAGGACAAAGCGGACGTAACTCTTTTAAATAACTTAAAAGAAGCTGGAATTAAGGCCGTAGAAACTGATGATCACATCGATCCACACTTTATCCAGCATGCAGAGTCACATAAAATCGGTGACTCAGAGCTCGTAAAATTTACAAGTGTTGACTCAGAAATTGAAAATATTCTTGGAAGTGATAATACAACTGAAGACGATATCAAGGTAAAAGAGATGTTCTCGAAGTTCCTTGATATTAAGCTTGATGACCAAGATAGTATGGCACCAAAGGGAATTGAGATCGCAAAGATCAAAAATTCTACAACTGCCGCCTATATTAAAGTAGACGAATCGATGAAGAGATTTGGACAAATGACAAAGTCGATGGGACAAGGAATGAGCTTCCCAGTTAAGAGAACTCTTGTTATTAACCCACAAAACCCACTGGTTCAAAACGCTTTAAAACTATCTGGAGACGCAAAGAATGAAGGACTGGCAAAGAAAATCTGTCTTCACGTAGAAGATCTTGCCAATATCTCTTCTGAGGGTCTAGGGGCAGAACAAAGAGAGCTTTTCGTGAAGAGATCTCAAGAGTTAATTGCTGAATTATCTAGTCTTGCTTTATAGGTTTTCCTAGGGCATCTTCCTGGTTTTTTCAATACGCTAATAAAATGTTCTAGGAGCCCCTCTCGTAAGAGAGGGGTTTTTTTATCCCATATTCCCTGCCAATAAACTTTGCCCATTTTCAATAAATATATGAACACTACATAGCTGTAATCCTTTGAGATTAAGCATTATTTAAAATTACATTTATATTTATTCCCAAGCTCTATAGGAGGAAATATGACGATGCACTACTCGCTTATAAAAAGTAAACCTACTGACCCCAAAGAAATTGAACTCTACAATCAGATCTACGAATTTTGGAAATCCCAATGGTCAGATGTTTTAGGAGATAAATTTTGTGGCGATGATTTTTTCAGACAAGAGTATATTTCTGTAATCACTGACGATGAGAAAATTGCGGCCATACACCTTTACACAAATTTCAATTCTGCTTTCGAATCGAATCAAGATCATAGTTATTTTAAAGACTACCCAAAAGATTTTTTCAACAAGATGAGAGAATTGAATTACTTAAAATATACAACATGTGAAAGCTTAACAGTACATCCAGACTTTAGGAAAACGAATTTATCTCGAGTTCTTTTTCAAATTTCTTTTTCACTTGCACCTTACTTTCACTCAGATGCTTTAATTGGCCCTACAATTATTAAAAATGGAGCATCAAAAACAGGACAGGAAGCGGGAGCTCAAGTAGCATTTTCCCAAATCAACTACAAAGGCTACGAATGTGACATTCTCTACTATCCAAAGACTTGTATTCTGATAAAACAAGATCAAATAGTAAATCACATGGTCGAAAGACTGTGGAAAAATAGAAGTGACTATACTGGCCTTACATTAGATATAGATGCTAAAGAAAAGCTTGTCGCTTAATTCTTGTAGAGACAATCGGGAACGACAGTCTAAATGTCGTTCCTTTATTCAATTCAGAAAAGACATCATACTCAGCATTAAAGCGGCTCAAGAAGTTACTCGCAATAGAGAGACCATAGCCAGTCCCCTTCTCTCCTTCTGTGCCAGGAGTTGTTGAAAGTTTTCCAGACTTTTTAACTTCCGCAAGACATTCCTCACTCATCCCAACACCTGTATCTTGAATCTCAAAAACAGCAACTTTATTATCATTGAGAGTATTAAGTGATAATCTAACCTCTCCTCCGACAGGTGTGAACTTTATCGCATTTGAAATGAAGTTATTTAAAACAGAAGCGGATAGAAACTCATTAGAGGCCTTAACAAAAATATCAAAATCAGGTTGTTCTACATATTTAAGATTTACACCTTTTTCTACAGCAATTAAATTCATCTGCTCCACAGAGTACTTAATCGCTTGATTCAGAGAAACATTCTCTAATTTTACTTCAGAATTTTCACTAGAGATGAAAATACGTGTTTCTTCAATCATATTAGAAATTCGTTTTGATGAATTAGAAATCTTTTCTAGACTAGATAAAACTTGTTCAACATTTAGATTTTTTCTTCGCATAATTTGATTTACGCGACCATCGATAACAAGTAGAGGATTACTAATATCATGAGAAAGAACTTTTAAAAGAACTGTGACCTTCTCTTTTTGTTCTTCAAGTTGTGAGTTCTTCAGCTTCACTTCTTCATTTAAATTAGCTTGAATGTCATATAGTCTCTCAAGCTCTGCTTTTTGTTCCTCGATAAGAAGAAGTTCTGAATAGGTATGTGAAAGTAACTTAGTTGCTCTTATGAATCCAAAAGGAAGCTTTAAAAATGATTTAAAGATAGAGCTTAACTTCAAACTAGTTGGAGGAGTGATTATGTATCTGACTTCGCTCTCTGATAACATTTCTGTTTGCACTAAGGAGTCCCCTCCTCCTAATTGTGTTGGAAAAATTTTAAATACTTCAGCATATACATCAAAAAAACCTAAGGTCGGTGCATTCCCACAAACTTTCATCGTGAGGACAACGTTTCCTATAGAGTCATTTGCATAGGTATATTTAATATTTTTAAAAAGATAATTTCCAATAAAGTTAGCTTGGCACCAATATAAGAAGCGATAAGAAACAATGCCTGAGAAAAGTCCCTGAAGGGTGCTATACTCTCTTGAGTTAACGGCAAACTTTGAAATTAGCGAATAATCATCACCGATAATGCGAAAAACATTTTGTAGAGCAATATTATAGTCACTCCAACTTGAGCGCGCATTTGTTTTAGCTGCTTGCTCATAAGTAATAGTTGTTCCTTCAAATAGGAGATCGACACTAAGTCCGAGAGACTTAAGAGTGTTAATCATGCATACATAATTTATATTTAGTACTTCCATTGCTATTTCCTAGCCGAACTATAGACGTTTCCTTTGAAAGTTGGCAACAACAAAGACTAAATAGAATTATAACTAGTCTAAATTACATTGAGTTTTTTGGAAATTCATAAACTAGTTCACAATATTATTCTAGGAAAATCTTTAAGATAAAGTTCAATTGTTCTAACTAGCCATGGGAGACATTCGTGAGAAATCAAGACTTAGAATTAGTTTTTAAAAATTGTATCAATGAACTATCTGAAGAGTTCAAAGAGATTAATCTCCTAGACAAACAAGTCTACCTAAGCTGGCTTGCACAAACTTATTTTTTTACATCTCATTCTGAAAAAACTCTGAAGTATATATCTTCAAAATCACAAAATAATGACGAGAGTCAAAGGTGGAGTGATCATGCCACCGAAGAGCAAGGGCATGAAAACCTGGCCCTAGGTGATTTGAAAAGATTGAATGGAAATATTTCTGACTATCAAGAATTTGAAGAGACAGCAATGCTTTACCGTGCCCAGTACTATTATTGCGCTATTAATAAGTCACACGCATGCTTTGGCTGGATATTAGCTTTAGAGGGTCTTGCTGCTTTAATTGATAAGAATCATATTGCAAAGATCATTGAAACACATGGTAAAAGGGCATGTAAATTTATTGAAGTGCATACAAATGAAGACCCTGAGCATCTCGACAGCGCCTTTGAAGCGATAAGTAAAATTGCGGACAAAGAAATGATTATTGAAAACTTGATAAGTTCAACATATTTCTATAAGCGTATGCTCCAGAGAGTAAAAGAAAAAGCAATTGAGGCAAAAGCACTAGAAGCTGCTTAAAACTAAAAAAGAGACTCCTTTAAAAAGAGTCTCTTTATAGCTTTAAAGTTTTCATAATATTAAGAAGTCATACTCTTTTCTTCAAAGTCACGACCAAAACTTGTGATATTTACAACTCTATTGTCATTATCTGCAGAATCATTTGTTGCAAATGAAAT
Protein-coding sequences here:
- the htpG gene encoding molecular chaperone HtpG, which encodes MTTRKGEISVSTKDIFPIIKKWLYSEHDIFLRELIANASDAITKRATMARTTGAELQDGQIQVRVNKDAKTVQVIDNGIGMTEAEVEKYIAQLAFSGAAEFVKKLEEAGGEKNNEIIGKFGLGFYSAFMVASKVEVDSLSMTEGAKPVKWTCEGDTEYSFEDGTQTEVGTTITLHINEESLDFLNKWKLKETLSNHCDFMPYAITLVDVNEKVKPKKEDGTVDTDAPEVAASPELINETKPIWKRDPSELTDEDYKNFYRKLYPMEGEPLFWIHLKVDHPFTLDGVLFFPKFNPTKPFTDKNIRLYCRQVFVSDNVKNIIPDFLGLLKGAIDSVDIPLNVSRSSLQGDPNISKISNYIVKKVAEALKKLAKKDREKYESIWNDIGLFVKYGCVSDNKFDEQMRERVLFKTNEGSFVTFGEYEESIPADYKEKMKNKVLYFEKDKADVTLLNNLKEAGIKAVETDDHIDPHFIQHAESHKIGDSELVKFTSVDSEIENILGSDNTTEDDIKVKEMFSKFLDIKLDDQDSMAPKGIEIAKIKNSTTAAYIKVDESMKRFGQMTKSMGQGMSFPVKRTLVINPQNPLVQNALKLSGDAKNEGLAKKICLHVEDLANISSEGLGAEQRELFVKRSQELIAELSSLAL
- a CDS encoding asparaginase domain-containing protein produces the protein MNKIENREDIILITTGGTIDKSYDESDGSLTNKESILNKEILSYLRLPYTKVHVFNIINKDSLHFTDYDRNILVKTLSVQLEKKCPIIVLHGTDTMAKSAEYCLRTLGEVGSAIVFTGAMKPMGFTDSDAFQNVTEALIASKILSPGIYISFHNRIFSVPGVRKNLQRRTFEEY
- a CDS encoding HPP family protein yields the protein MFYMFFGKEMREHHFDYLNYDPSKKRLDPTIRKGETKTQDKPLPADEVFCIDICSRKLVTCQSRDNLSDVFRRMQKHELRHLPVLEGDRFIGIISLKDILPHIDKPFLEKLVVGDYISKIVICCDEETPVRYIAHVLCEEHVSALPVVDSELKLTGIISYVDVLKSLI
- a CDS encoding iron-containing redox enzyme family protein — protein: MRNQDLELVFKNCINELSEEFKEINLLDKQVYLSWLAQTYFFTSHSEKTLKYISSKSQNNDESQRWSDHATEEQGHENLALGDLKRLNGNISDYQEFEETAMLYRAQYYYCAINKSHACFGWILALEGLAALIDKNHIAKIIETHGKRACKFIEVHTNEDPEHLDSAFEAISKIADKEMIIENLISSTYFYKRMLQRVKEKAIEAKALEAA
- a CDS encoding HAMP domain-containing sensor histidine kinase; this translates as MEVLNINYVCMINTLKSLGLSVDLLFEGTTITYEQAAKTNARSSWSDYNIALQNVFRIIGDDYSLISKFAVNSREYSTLQGLFSGIVSYRFLYWCQANFIGNYLFKNIKYTYANDSIGNVVLTMKVCGNAPTLGFFDVYAEVFKIFPTQLGGGDSLVQTEMLSESEVRYIITPPTSLKLSSIFKSFLKLPFGFIRATKLLSHTYSELLLIEEQKAELERLYDIQANLNEEVKLKNSQLEEQKEKVTVLLKVLSHDISNPLLVIDGRVNQIMRRKNLNVEQVLSSLEKISNSSKRISNMIEETRIFISSENSEVKLENVSLNQAIKYSVEQMNLIAVEKGVNLKYVEQPDFDIFVKASNEFLSASVLNNFISNAIKFTPVGGEVRLSLNTLNDNKVAVFEIQDTGVGMSEECLAEVKKSGKLSTTPGTEGEKGTGYGLSIASNFLSRFNAEYDVFSELNKGTTFRLSFPIVSTRIKRQAFL
- a CDS encoding histidine phosphatase family protein, coding for MIELYVFRHGQTDWNKAGRLQGHSDIALNDTGISQAKKLAMKFEKIKIDHIFSSDLIRAKSTAELALGELIPMTLHPGLREVNIGDYEGLAKDELPQTFNLDAWLARGENLKFPNGESKEEHRDRIVQTIKEIVASTEHKSIAISTHGGSMARLLEYCENYHQDIILENCALAKVTLQQDQFLFECFL